A single Bosea sp. PAMC 26642 DNA region contains:
- a CDS encoding sensor histidine kinase, producing the protein MSKTERSNITENHGRVRDLSVWLADANAGLSKEAQFHGFLEESPDAIVIVDQTGCISFASTRVEAMFGHFPSDLTGEPLSILIPERYKGLHAGHLDRFMSNPIPRMMGTGLDLRGLRKDGSELQVEISLSPHLTGDGMVVVAAIRDVEAAKRLQELLVGELHHRVKNMLATVISITSQSLRTAQSLEEGRSVVTSRLVALGRAHDLLLESKWLGAKLSDIIHDAVEPFDSHHVRRFVVQHTPVQIASEVVLPLTMSLNELCTNAVKYGALSTATGRIDITSTVDAKAQRLKLTWTESGGPAVQEPTRPSFGTCLINGLADQLHGKVRLNYEPTGLVYELDIPLARSPGT; encoded by the coding sequence ATTTCAAAAACGGAACGGTCCAACATCACCGAGAACCATGGCCGGGTCCGCGATCTGAGCGTTTGGCTCGCGGATGCGAATGCGGGGCTCAGCAAAGAGGCGCAGTTCCACGGCTTTCTAGAGGAAAGTCCCGATGCCATCGTTATCGTTGACCAGACTGGTTGCATTAGCTTCGCCAGCACTCGCGTCGAGGCCATGTTCGGTCACTTCCCGAGTGATCTGACTGGAGAGCCGCTTAGCATCCTGATTCCAGAACGGTACAAGGGCCTTCATGCAGGTCATCTTGATCGTTTTATGAGTAATCCCATTCCCCGCATGATGGGCACCGGCTTGGACCTAAGGGGACTTCGCAAGGACGGCAGCGAACTCCAGGTCGAGATCAGCTTGAGCCCGCATCTTACCGGCGACGGAATGGTCGTGGTCGCTGCCATAAGGGATGTAGAAGCCGCCAAGCGGTTGCAGGAACTGCTGGTTGGGGAACTGCATCACCGCGTGAAAAACATGTTGGCGACGGTGATTTCGATTACCTCACAGAGCTTGCGGACAGCGCAAAGTCTGGAAGAAGGCCGCTCAGTTGTCACGAGCCGATTGGTTGCCTTGGGCAGGGCGCATGATCTGCTTCTTGAATCGAAATGGCTGGGAGCAAAATTAAGCGACATCATTCATGACGCTGTCGAGCCATTCGATAGCCATCACGTTCGAAGGTTTGTGGTTCAACATACACCAGTTCAGATCGCTTCTGAGGTGGTCCTGCCGCTCACCATGTCGCTGAACGAACTATGCACCAATGCGGTCAAGTACGGCGCTTTGTCCACCGCAACGGGGCGCATCGACATTACATCGACTGTCGACGCCAAAGCGCAACGGCTAAAGCTGACATGGACGGAGAGTGGTGGCCCAGCAGTCCAGGAGCCGACTCGACCCAGTTTCGGGACATGCCTCATCAACGGCCTAGCCGATCAGCTCCATGGTAAAGTTCGGTTGAACTATGAGCCGACAGGACTCGTATACGAACTCGACATCCCCCTTGCCCGTTCTCCCGGCACGTAA
- a CDS encoding cytochrome b, producing MLHWLMAALILAVFLLGLLVDTFPRTWEHGIVETHKVLGVGILLLVVFRFAWRLIHRPPASEHVGPLLDRAAWLGHYGLYVLMFAVPVIGLVYTALRGQGIDFGLFSVPPVMARNRELGRTVREVHELAAYALIGLASIHALAALWHHFILKDSTLLRMLAAQR from the coding sequence ATGCTTCATTGGCTCATGGCCGCGCTCATCCTCGCCGTGTTCCTGCTGGGCCTGCTGGTGGACACGTTTCCCAGGACCTGGGAGCATGGTATCGTCGAGACGCATAAGGTGCTGGGCGTCGGCATTCTGCTCCTCGTCGTATTCAGGTTTGCTTGGCGCCTGATCCACCGTCCGCCGGCATCAGAACATGTCGGTCCGCTGCTGGACCGCGCGGCCTGGCTGGGCCATTACGGCCTCTATGTCCTTATGTTCGCCGTTCCGGTGATCGGACTGGTCTATACCGCCCTGCGAGGGCAAGGCATCGATTTCGGGCTGTTCTCGGTCCCGCCGGTCATGGCGCGCAACCGGGAGCTCGGCCGCACGGTCCGCGAGGTGCATGAGCTCGCGGCCTATGCGCTGATCGGCCTGGCCAGCATCCATGCACTCGCGGCGCTCTGGCACCATTTCATCCTCAAGGACTCGACACTATTGCGGATGCTCGCGGCCCAGCGTTGA
- a CDS encoding glutathione S-transferase has product MPDYTLYYWSVPFRGQFVRAVLAWADKEWREAGDEEIGKLMKRPVEDMPVPFMGPPLLIDHVNDFAIAEMPAIVLYLGETLERMPATAPLRALTMKIVNDANDVIDELTLQGGQSMWTDAKWRAFVPRLEKWMSFWEETGRRHGLTEEAGFLLGGREPGIADVVTATLWMTMAERFAEIASILDRAAPLTSALARRVAAIPALANLAERARLDYGDAYCGGQIEIALRKVADG; this is encoded by the coding sequence ATGCCGGACTACACGCTCTACTATTGGTCAGTTCCGTTTCGTGGCCAGTTCGTTCGGGCGGTGCTCGCCTGGGCAGATAAGGAGTGGCGCGAGGCTGGAGACGAGGAAATCGGCAAGCTGATGAAGCGGCCGGTCGAAGACATGCCAGTTCCTTTTATGGGCCCGCCGCTCCTGATCGACCATGTCAACGACTTTGCCATCGCCGAGATGCCCGCGATCGTCCTCTACCTCGGCGAGACGCTGGAGCGCATGCCGGCGACGGCGCCGTTGCGAGCGCTGACGATGAAGATCGTCAACGACGCCAATGACGTCATCGACGAACTCACGCTCCAGGGAGGCCAGTCGATGTGGACCGACGCAAAGTGGCGCGCATTCGTGCCACGCTTGGAAAAGTGGATGTCCTTCTGGGAAGAGACCGGTCGTCGGCACGGCCTGACTGAAGAGGCCGGCTTTCTTCTGGGCGGAAGGGAGCCAGGGATTGCCGACGTCGTCACCGCAACGTTGTGGATGACCATGGCGGAGCGGTTTGCCGAAATCGCGTCGATCCTAGACCGTGCCGCGCCCTTGACGAGTGCGCTAGCGCGCCGCGTGGCCGCCATACCGGCCCTGGCCAACCTGGCCGAAAGAGCCCGCCTCGATTACGGCGATGCTTACTGCGGGGGGCAGATCGAAATCGCCCTGCGCAAGGTTGCCGACGGGTAG